ATTTTTTTCCAGAAAGAAAGTTATAATAATTTTTTTTCAAACTTTTTTCAAGGGAAAATTTACTATCATTTGTGGTATATTTATATGATATTGTCGCTTTATTTGATAACTCCATTTTTACGAAAAGTTGTAGTAAAAATTGATAGAAGAAGTATTAATTATCTAGTTTTTATATGGATAATATTTATGATTTTAGTACCATTTCTAAATGTGATTTTTAAGAAAAATATAAAAATATATTCTCCAGCTGGGCAATATGTCGGTTATTTCTTAATTGGCTATTTACTTGCAGAAAAGCCTTTGAATATGAAAAAATGGCAAAAATACACAGTTTTTTTTATAGCAGTGTCATTAACTGTCTTTTTAACGTATATATTTACAAAATCAAGTGGAAAATTTTTTGACTATTTTTATGATTATCACTCAGTTAGTGTATTTATAGCCACAGTTTTTCTTTATGATTATATTGTAAATGTTTTTGATGGAGAAAAAGTTTTAGGCAAAGTAAAAGGAATTATAAAGCCTGTATCAGCAAAAACTTATGATATTTATTTAATTCATCCGATTTTTTTATTTTTTTGTGAAAGAATATTAAAATCTAGAATGAATTATTTTTTATATATAATTATTACGTTTTTAATAGTATTTTTGCTATCATTTTTTACAAGCGAAATATTAGATAGAATATATAATTTTTTAGCTGGAATGAATAAATGGAGGGAGAAATATGGCGGAAAAAAAGACTAGAAATAGAAAGCCTTTGCCAATAGGGGTGTCTGATTTTAAGGAAATTGTAGAAAATAATTATTATTATATTGATAAAACAAAGCTAATTAAAGATATTTTACACTACAGGGCAAAAGTAAACTTGTTTACACGTCCAAGAAGATTTGGAAAAACCCTTAATATGTCAATGATTAAATATTTTTTTGATATAGAAAATAAAGAAGAAAATCGAAAATTATTTGACGGATTAAATATTTCTGAAAGTGAACACATGCAGGAGCAGGGGCAATATCCTGTTATATATATAAGTTTTAGGAACATGGAAGAGGTTAGTTGGGAAAATTCTCATATTGCAATTAGACAATTAATAAGTAATATGTATGATGAATTTAAATTCATAAGAGAAGAAATGGATGAAAGAGAATTATTTTATTTTGATAATGTCTGGTTTAATAAAGATATAGTAGATTGGAAAGGCTCATTGAAGGCGTTGACAAAATATTTGTATGAATATTATGGGAAAAAAGCTGTTGTGCTAATAGATGAATATGATACGCCGATAATTCAGGCTTATCAGGAGGGATATTATAAACAGGCAATTTCTTTTTTTAAGAAGTTTTATGGAGATGCAATGAAGGATAATGAATATTTACAGTTTGGAATTATGACTGGAATATTGAGAATTGCAAAAGAAGGAATTTTTTCAGGGTTAAATAATTTGAAGGTAAACAATATCTTTAGTGAAAAATATTCAGAGTATTATGGACTTACTGAAAATGAAGTTGTTGAGGCTGTGAAATATTATGGGCTGGAATACGAGATGGAAGATGTCAGGGAGTGGTATGACGGTTATCAGTTTGGAGAAACTGAAATTTATAATCCGTGGTCGATTATTAACTTTTTGGATGAAAAAAAATTACGTCCCTATTGGATAGGCGTTTCAGGAAACAAGACAATATATGATTTATTAGGAAAAGCGGATAAAAAAGTAATAGAAGATTTGGAAAAACTTTTTGTGGGGAAAACAGTTTATAAGGCAATAAATGAGTATATGGAATATGTATTTAATGCAAGTGATATATGGGAATTATTTTTGTACAGCGGATATTTGACAACTGATGGCGAGAAAAAAGGGGAACTCTATCCGTTA
The nucleotide sequence above comes from Leptotrichia hongkongensis. Encoded proteins:
- a CDS encoding AAA family ATPase, which gives rise to MAEKKTRNRKPLPIGVSDFKEIVENNYYYIDKTKLIKDILHYRAKVNLFTRPRRFGKTLNMSMIKYFFDIENKEENRKLFDGLNISESEHMQEQGQYPVIYISFRNMEEVSWENSHIAIRQLISNMYDEFKFIREEMDERELFYFDNVWFNKDIVDWKGSLKALTKYLYEYYGKKAVVLIDEYDTPIIQAYQEGYYKQAISFFKKFYGDAMKDNEYLQFGIMTGILRIAKEGIFSGLNNLKVNNIFSEKYSEYYGLTENEVVEAVKYYGLEYEMEDVREWYDGYQFGETEIYNPWSIINFLDEKKLRPYWIGVSGNKTIYDLLGKADKKVIEDLEKLFVGKTVYKAINEYMEYVFNASDIWELFLYSGYLTTDGEKKGELYPLRLPNKEIQTFFRKIFIDRFVGNYTQFSNIVENLKNGKIEEFAKGLQDEILSSLSYFDTEKDEKYYKIFLIGIFIILANDYIRLSERESGYGRADLVLEPKNKINPAYIFEFKVVNNEDELENYAKTGFEQIKEKEYDVELRNRGIDKIVCVGLAFYRKKLKMKYEIMK
- a CDS encoding acyltransferase gives rise to the protein MVKNKDRFFNFDILKCITISMVLFIHIVASELYNYGKISGNRWMMANIIDSFSRMCVPIFVMVSGFFLLRKDENVKIFFKKRFAKILPKFFVYSVIFFIFTIIFKDVKDNELFSVFFRKSTYKTIISIFFQKESYNNFFSNFFQGKIYYHLWYIYMILSLYLITPFLRKVVVKIDRRSINYLVFIWIIFMILVPFLNVIFKKNIKIYSPAGQYVGYFLIGYLLAEKPLNMKKWQKYTVFFIAVSLTVFLTYIFTKSSGKFFDYFYDYHSVSVFIATVFLYDYIVNVFDGEKVLGKVKGIIKPVSAKTYDIYLIHPIFLFFCERILKSRMNYFLYIIITFLIVFLLSFFTSEILDRIYNFLAGMNKWREKYGGKKD